The following is a genomic window from Chryseobacterium ginsenosidimutans.
AAAATAATAATTTCGTCGTCATTAATTTTTGAAAATATTGAATCTCCGCTTTTATAATCAATTTTATATAATTTCCCTTTATACTTAATAGTATTATCTTCTTCTTTTAAATATAAAAAAGCAAATTTTTTCTCTTCAGTTGAATAAGAATGTTCAAAAAGATTAAACTTTTCAACCAAAATGCTTTCGCTATGAGGAGTTATTCTTTTAGATAAAATATTCCATTGATAAACCCAGCGATTTGTTGTCAAGAAATTTTTATTTTCAAATCTAATGAAGCAATCCTTTGGATAAATCTTTGTCAAATCTTTGTCAAATCTTGTAGTAATAACTTGATAATCCTTCTTTAAAACTAAAAAACTTAATAAAAATAGTATTGAAATTAGTGAGGTCAAAAAAATTAATGCTTTTTTCATTATTTGATAGTAAGTATCTCATCCAAATCTTCCCAAAACATCGGGTAAGATTTTTCCACCACATCTTCGTCTTCAATATTCAATTCTTTCATCAGGCAAAACGGTGCAAAACTCATGGCCATTCTGTGATCCTGATAGGTTTTGATAGAAATATTGTCCTCCGGATCATTAAAACTGACGGATTTGATCATTAAATCTGTGATTTCAGTTTCTGTTCCGAGTTTTTTCAATTCGTTGTATAAAGCCAGCAATCTGTCGGTTTCTTTTACCCGCAAAGTTCCCAATCCTGAAATCTCAAACGGAATTTTCAATGATGCAGCCGTTACACAAAGGGTTTGAGCGATGTCTGGACAATCATTCATGTCCAACACAATCTTTTCAGGAAACTGAAAGTTTTCAATAGGTTGAAGTGTCAATTGATGTTCACCTTCTGTGAAAGTTGTTTTTATTCCGAAGAAATTCTCATAAATTTTTGCAATCGCAGAATCTCCCTGAGTTGATTCTTTATAAAAACTTTTTAGGTGAATTGTTTCTCTTGCCAACGCTGCAAAAGAGTAAAAATAAGAAGCCGAACTCCAATCGCTTTCCACTTCATAGTTTACAGGCGATGAATTATTATTTTCATTAAAATGTTCAACTTTAACTTTGTTTCCAACAAAACTGTTTTTAATTCCAAATTTAGTTAAAATGCTCAAGGTCATTTCGATATAAGACCTTGATGTTACTTCGCCAATCAAATTTATTTCCAAACCATTCTCTAGTTTTCCAGCGATCAATAGGAGAGAAGTGATAAACTGACTCGAGATATTTGCCGGAACATCCACTGTTGTCTTCGTGATTTTTCTTCCCTTAATTTTCAAAGGCGGAAAACCTTCATTTTCCATGTATTCGATTTCAACTCCCAGATTTTGTAAAGCAGTAACCAGATTTTTAATCGGTCTTTCTTTCATTCTTTTTGATCCGGTAAGGATCGTAGTTTTTCCCTCCTTTATGGAATAATAAGATGTAAGAAATCGCATCGCAGTTCCTGCATGGTGGATATCTACAATTTCGGTATTTTCCGAAAGAGCTTTTTTCAGCAATTGCGTATCCTGAGAATTGGAAAGATTGCCGATTTGTATGTTTTTAAACAGACTTTCTAAAATCAACAAACGATTCGAAATACTTTTCGAACCGCTGATCTGTATGGTTTTGTTTCCTATTAATTTTGATTTTTCTAGCTTCATTATTATTTACTTCATTATATTAAAGATGAAGAACTAAAAGTTATTCATAACTTACAATTCATCATTTATAATTATTTAAGTTTCTCATTATTCTGATGGCGGTCTTTGTCGCGATCAGTTTTTACCTTCATTTTTTTGTCAAAAGCTTCCTGCAAATTTACCCCGGTTTGATTGGCTAAACATAAAGTTACAAACAAAACATCGGCCAGTTCTTCGCCTAAGTCTTTGCTTTTGTCGCTTTCCTTTTCACTTTGTTCCCCATATCTTCTTGCAATGATTCTAGCGACTTCACCAACTTCTTCTGTCAGCATTGCCATATTGGTAAGTTCATTAAAATACCGAACGCCAATCGTTTTTATCCATTCATCGACTTGTTGCTGTAGATTTGTAATTTCCATTATGGTTTATTGTTAATCTGTTGTTCCAGAGTAATAATTTTTGTGTTTAATTTTTCTATCTCTATTTCCATCTCTTCCGTATTAGTTAATTTTCCTATGTTTTCAGTGAAATCCGCGAATCTTTTGAAAAGTTTTTTTACCGTAAGATAAACCAAAACCAATACAATGAAACCTCCTATTTTAACGATATTAAAATCCATATTTCTTAAATCTAAATTTTAGAAATATTGATAAGCTCCTAAAGTCGGGCTTGATGTTCTTGAGACATTCGCAATATCCGTAGGTACTGTCGCTGCAACGGTTGTACTTCCTTTTCCGATTGTCGGAGAATTCTGCTTAACCCTTAAATTCATCTGCGCAGCAAAATAATTAACAAACGTCGGATCTTGATTCTTTAGAGACTGAATTACATTTGAACTGGTGTCGAAATCGAAACCGGCTTCTGAAGTATTCGAGTATTTTATCAGACAGTTTTGAAGTGTGAAATTGAATAACTGCCCAGGAGTCTGTTCAAAACTTACAGAATTATCACGATCAGAATATACAATACTGTTTCTTACATTAAGGATCAGGGCTCCCTGTTCTGTCTGGTTGGATTCGTTTTTCCACTCATTGGTGGCGAAAATTCCATTCCTGTTATATGAATGCAGAAGATCGGAATAATTGGCGATTGTAGAATGTATATAATTGTGAGTTCCTCCTTTATAAATCCCAATGGCAGATTCTCCGCAGTTGTTCATTACTAAATTTTTAGCATTCACGGTCGAAGCAACAGCATAAATCCCGTATTCCTGAAAAGTATGAATGAAAGAATTATTAATTGTAGCGTTGGTCTGTTTCATTTCCAAACCTTTTGTTCCTCCGAAAAGCCTTGTATAGTTCATATTAAGAGTAGAACCTACATCCATTTTAATAGAATTCCAGTTCTTGGGAATCGTATCATAAGCAGGATCATTTCTGTCACCACGAAGAGTTACATTATTTGCAAGAGTTCCGTTAATATTTAAAGTGGCACCGGACAAGATTTTCATTCCGCTGTTTTTATGGAAATAGACTTTTGTTCCCTGCTGAATATTTAAAATTACATTTTGATCAATCGTAAGATCTCCATAGATGATTTTAGCTTTATTATTTGTCCAGGTGGCGTCAGATGTAATGATATTAGGGTTTGTTGGGCTTTTGATAAAGAATTCTGCATCCTGAACAACTGAGAATAAAACAACCTGTTGCTGTCCTGCAGGACTCTGGAACAAAACTTTATCTTCCGCTATAGCCTCAGGTCCAGTTGCTTCCGGAGCAATTTCAACGAAAATATATAAACTGTCTTTTTTTCTTAATGGAACATCTTTAAAATCATAACCGGGTTTTCCGTCTACATTAATCTTATATAGAGAGGCTGCTCCTTTTTCCAGATGAATTCTAGGGATCAGAATGTCTTTGTCTTCATTATTATATACCTTTACAGCATATGTTTCAGAGCGAACCTGATGGTAAACTGTGTCACAAAATACCGTGTCTCTTGAAAAGCTTAATTCTTGAGAAGGAGCATCAAAACTAATGTCATCCTTATTACAAGATACAGTCATGACAAGCATCCAAAAAGAAAAAGCCAGTAATAATTTGAATTTCATCGAAATTAAAGTTTAATATAGATTTCAAATTTAACGAAAATACTTTGAATTTCTTATTAAGAAAAAAATATTGAGCGCATATTTGGAAATTAAAAAAAAAATTGTATTTTTGCACCCTAAAATTAGCAGAGAAATACCATTACTATTTCGAAAGCAAAACTTTAATTTTTTTAAAAATTGTATTATGAAAAACGGAATTCACCCAGAAAATTATAGACTTGTTGTTTTCAAAGATATGAGTAACGACGAGGTGTTTCTTTGC
Proteins encoded in this region:
- a CDS encoding nucleotide pyrophosphohydrolase, which produces MEITNLQQQVDEWIKTIGVRYFNELTNMAMLTEEVGEVARIIARRYGEQSEKESDKSKDLGEELADVLFVTLCLANQTGVNLQEAFDKKMKVKTDRDKDRHQNNEKLK
- a CDS encoding 3-phosphoshikimate 1-carboxyvinyltransferase: MKLEKSKLIGNKTIQISGSKSISNRLLILESLFKNIQIGNLSNSQDTQLLKKALSENTEIVDIHHAGTAMRFLTSYYSIKEGKTTILTGSKRMKERPIKNLVTALQNLGVEIEYMENEGFPPLKIKGRKITKTTVDVPANISSQFITSLLLIAGKLENGLEINLIGEVTSRSYIEMTLSILTKFGIKNSFVGNKVKVEHFNENNNSSPVNYEVESDWSSASYFYSFAALARETIHLKSFYKESTQGDSAIAKIYENFFGIKTTFTEGEHQLTLQPIENFQFPEKIVLDMNDCPDIAQTLCVTAASLKIPFEISGLGTLRVKETDRLLALYNELKKLGTETEITDLMIKSVSFNDPEDNISIKTYQDHRMAMSFAPFCLMKELNIEDEDVVEKSYPMFWEDLDEILTIK